A portion of the Rhodanobacter sp. AS-Z3 genome contains these proteins:
- a CDS encoding YeiH family protein, with translation MSSTTTPNLLLQRAPGLLLAVAISLLAWLLGRWMPLIGGPVIGIVLGIVVGNALSLGTRYTPGIAFAGKKVLQWSIIALGFGLSLDQVAKTGLESLSVTLVTMTVAFLSAWALGRWLGVHDKLMILIGVGTAICGGSAIAAVTPIIRPDDHDTAFAISTIFLFNVVAVLLFPLLGHLMHLSDLGFGLWAGTAINDTSSVVAAGYSYSHAAGDYATIVKLTRATLIIPVCLVLAFVVAAREKRKHAEAGSTGKFSLASIFPWFILWFLVASGLRTAGFIPVAIQPSLHLLAEFLIIVALTAIGLSANVRKMISSGPRPILLGLGVWIAVAVSSLLVQLVIGQL, from the coding sequence ATGTCCAGCACCACCACCCCCAACCTCTTGCTGCAACGTGCGCCCGGCCTGCTGTTGGCCGTGGCGATTTCGTTGTTGGCCTGGCTGCTGGGTCGGTGGATGCCGCTGATCGGCGGCCCGGTGATCGGTATCGTGCTGGGCATCGTGGTTGGCAATGCGCTGTCGCTGGGCACGCGTTATACGCCGGGCATCGCGTTCGCCGGCAAGAAAGTGCTGCAGTGGTCGATCATTGCGCTGGGCTTCGGGCTCAGCCTGGACCAGGTCGCGAAGACCGGGCTCGAGTCGCTGTCGGTAACGCTGGTCACGATGACCGTGGCCTTCCTGTCGGCCTGGGCACTCGGCCGCTGGCTGGGCGTGCATGACAAACTGATGATCCTGATTGGCGTGGGCACGGCGATCTGCGGCGGCTCGGCGATTGCTGCGGTGACTCCGATCATTCGCCCCGACGATCACGACACCGCGTTCGCGATCTCCACCATCTTCCTGTTCAACGTGGTCGCTGTGTTGCTGTTCCCACTACTCGGCCACCTGATGCATTTGTCCGACCTCGGCTTCGGTTTGTGGGCCGGCACCGCCATCAACGACACCTCGTCCGTGGTCGCCGCCGGCTACAGCTACAGCCACGCGGCCGGCGACTACGCCACCATCGTCAAGCTGACCCGCGCCACCCTGATCATTCCGGTTTGCCTGGTGCTGGCCTTCGTGGTCGCCGCCCGCGAGAAGCGCAAGCACGCCGAAGCCGGCAGCACTGGCAAGTTCAGTCTGGCCAGCATCTTCCCCTGGTTCATCCTGTGGTTCCTGGTGGCCTCGGGGCTGCGCACCGCCGGCTTCATTCCCGTCGCCATCCAGCCTTCGCTGCACCTGCTGGCCGAATTCCTGATCATCGTGGCGCTCACCGCGATCGGCTTGTCGGCCAACGTCCGCAAGATGATCTCCAGCGGCCCCCGCCCCATCCTGCTTGGCCTGGGCGTGTGGATTGCGGTGGCGGTGAGCAGCTTGCTGGTGCAGCTGGTGATCGGGCAACTTTGA
- a CDS encoding LysR substrate-binding domain-containing protein, with product MINISPRQMDVFVQIALLGSVRAAAERLHLTQPAASMALAEMERQLDAPVFDRERGRLHLNARGRELLPLAQELLERHAEFGRRGREEGALLGGELRIGASNTVGNYLVGELLGGFVRAHPQVAIRLRVANTETITAGMLEHSLDISCVEGPVANPLLEVRPWREDSLVVCAPPEHPLARKRGLKPADFAGARWVLREPGSATRATTERVLSQLPPGETVLELDQIEAIKQAVVAGLGIACLPSVAVVDALATGRLKALKTPFLDLSRKLSLLLHRQKYRGALLDAFLESIEVERLR from the coding sequence ATGATCAATATCAGTCCGCGGCAGATGGATGTGTTCGTGCAGATCGCCTTGCTTGGCAGCGTGCGTGCCGCTGCCGAACGGCTGCACCTGACTCAGCCCGCGGCGAGCATGGCGCTGGCCGAGATGGAGCGACAACTCGATGCACCGGTGTTTGATCGTGAGCGCGGGCGGTTGCACTTGAACGCGCGTGGGCGCGAGTTGTTGCCGCTGGCGCAGGAGTTGCTGGAACGCCACGCCGAGTTTGGTCGACGTGGCCGTGAGGAAGGGGCGCTGCTGGGCGGTGAACTACGCATCGGGGCCAGCAATACGGTGGGCAACTATCTGGTTGGCGAATTGCTGGGTGGTTTCGTGCGCGCACATCCCCAGGTGGCGATCCGCTTGCGCGTGGCGAATACCGAGACGATTACCGCCGGTATGCTGGAACACAGTCTGGATATCAGCTGTGTCGAAGGCCCGGTGGCCAATCCCTTGCTTGAAGTGCGCCCGTGGCGCGAGGATTCATTGGTGGTTTGCGCGCCGCCCGAGCATCCGCTGGCACGCAAGCGGGGTTTGAAGCCGGCGGATTTTGCGGGTGCACGCTGGGTATTGCGCGAGCCCGGCTCGGCGACCCGAGCGACCACCGAGCGGGTGTTGTCGCAACTGCCGCCGGGCGAGACGGTGCTGGAGCTTGATCAGATCGAGGCGATCAAGCAGGCCGTGGTGGCGGGATTGGGTATTGCATGCCTGCCTTCGGTGGCGGTGGTCGATGCGCTGGCCACCGGGCGCTTGAAGGCATTGAAGACCCCGTTTCTCGATCTGAGCAGGAAACTGTCGCTGCTGCTGCATCGGCAGAAATATCGCGGTGCGCTGCTGGATGCCTTTCTCGAAAGCATTGAAGTCGAGCGCCTTCGCTGA